The proteins below are encoded in one region of Fibrella aestuarina BUZ 2:
- a CDS encoding ComEC/Rec2 family competence protein produces MRGYPFFRYVAALLIGIVLAEAWPTVSPYWAAGFGLGCLGLYLFRLRRNERKTIKPLDLVQGFALLGLMAALGWGLLYAHTPAHRPDNLLNVPNPPDAYEAVITNLPETRAKTIKVELALRRGRWNDGDSAGYRPLTGRVVAYLDKGDSLAPTATPRYGDVWLVLHPPRLADPPLNPAEFDYRRFLSRRGIYHQQYLRPWQRRVIGYDPPSRLTALAYRVNAWADSLLTQKIGSRAEYGVVNAMFLGTRDDLDPVQYETYAAAGAVHILSVSGMHIGILFIVLSGLLTWLAPGQGNRWWVIGLKLSVLWFYALTTGLSAPVLRSAVMFTYLLLAGGFNRSQSLMNTLGASAFFVLVYDPYAAFSVGFQLSYLSILGIGAWAPQFIKLWRPQTRVANWLWEISMVAVAAQLVALPVSLYYFHAFPVYFLLANPAVALLSTLLVPLAVATVALGWVPVLGDGLGWLLRQVAWLLNAAVDWVGHLPGATFDGFWPSALAVGLMYLLIGLAGMVVLTRHRRYVRLLAGAAVVLALLTVHDVQQQATQRRLVVHYQPRKTTVSLTAGRQTQLLTDADWETNPRLYDFYLKNALDSWGVRQVQTGSLLADTIATLPPYRHTPDVSLLVWEGRSLLLVNRLASYRRWQLPAVVDYVVLRRNALRDWHQLQQRVVARHLIFDGSNAMERVDSLLKTKPPTLASRVHSVRHSGAFVAEW; encoded by the coding sequence ATGCGGGGCTATCCGTTCTTCAGGTACGTTGCCGCGTTACTCATCGGCATTGTGCTGGCTGAAGCCTGGCCGACGGTTTCGCCTTACTGGGCCGCCGGGTTCGGGCTGGGGTGTCTGGGGCTGTATCTGTTCCGCCTGCGCCGCAACGAACGAAAAACCATAAAGCCGCTCGACCTGGTGCAGGGATTTGCCTTGCTGGGCCTGATGGCCGCCCTGGGCTGGGGGTTGCTGTATGCCCACACGCCCGCGCATCGGCCCGATAATCTCCTGAACGTACCCAACCCGCCCGACGCCTACGAAGCCGTCATTACCAACTTGCCCGAAACCCGCGCCAAAACCATCAAGGTCGAACTGGCGCTGCGCCGTGGCCGCTGGAACGACGGTGATTCGGCGGGTTATCGGCCGCTAACTGGCCGGGTGGTGGCCTACCTCGACAAAGGTGATTCGCTGGCGCCAACGGCAACGCCCCGGTACGGCGATGTCTGGCTGGTGCTGCATCCGCCGCGCCTGGCCGATCCGCCGCTCAACCCCGCCGAGTTTGACTACCGTCGCTTCCTGAGTCGACGGGGTATCTATCACCAGCAATACCTGCGCCCGTGGCAGCGGCGCGTGATTGGCTACGACCCGCCCAGTCGGCTCACGGCGCTGGCGTATCGGGTCAACGCTTGGGCCGATAGCCTGCTGACGCAGAAAATAGGCTCGCGGGCGGAATATGGGGTCGTCAACGCCATGTTTCTGGGCACGCGCGACGACCTCGATCCGGTGCAGTACGAGACCTACGCCGCCGCCGGGGCCGTGCACATCCTGTCGGTATCGGGCATGCACATCGGTATCCTGTTTATCGTGCTTAGCGGGCTGCTGACCTGGCTGGCGCCGGGGCAGGGCAATCGATGGTGGGTCATTGGGCTTAAGCTGAGCGTACTGTGGTTCTACGCGCTCACCACCGGTTTGTCGGCGCCCGTGCTGCGGTCGGCAGTGATGTTCACTTACCTGCTGCTGGCGGGTGGCTTCAACCGCAGCCAAAGTCTGATGAATACGCTGGGGGCCTCGGCTTTTTTTGTGCTGGTCTACGATCCGTATGCCGCTTTTTCGGTAGGGTTTCAACTTTCCTACCTGTCTATCCTGGGCATTGGCGCCTGGGCACCGCAGTTTATCAAACTCTGGCGACCCCAGACGCGGGTTGCCAACTGGCTCTGGGAGATCTCGATGGTGGCAGTGGCGGCTCAACTGGTCGCGCTGCCGGTATCGTTGTATTACTTTCACGCGTTCCCGGTCTATTTTCTGTTGGCTAATCCGGCGGTGGCGTTGCTGTCGACCCTGCTGGTGCCGCTGGCCGTCGCGACTGTGGCGCTGGGTTGGGTGCCCGTGCTGGGCGATGGGCTGGGCTGGCTGCTTCGGCAGGTGGCCTGGCTGCTGAATGCGGCGGTCGATTGGGTAGGGCATCTACCCGGCGCCACGTTCGATGGGTTCTGGCCGTCGGCGCTGGCGGTTGGGCTGATGTATCTGCTGATCGGGCTGGCGGGGATGGTCGTGCTTACGCGGCATCGGCGCTACGTACGGCTACTAGCCGGGGCGGCGGTCGTCTTGGCGTTGCTGACCGTTCACGACGTGCAGCAACAAGCTACCCAACGCCGGCTTGTTGTGCATTACCAGCCCCGAAAAACCACGGTTAGTTTGACCGCAGGCCGACAAACCCAATTGCTTACCGACGCCGACTGGGAAACCAACCCGCGCCTGTATGATTTCTACCTCAAAAATGCGCTGGATTCGTGGGGTGTTCGGCAGGTTCAGACGGGCAGTCTGCTGGCCGATACGATAGCGACGCTGCCACCGTACCGGCACACGCCTGATGTGTCGCTGCTGGTGTGGGAGGGACGCAGCCTGTTGTTGGTCAATCGGCTGGCTTCGTACCGGCGCTGGCAACTGCCTGCCGTGGTCGATTACGTCGTCTTGCGTCGCAACGCCCTCCGCGATTGGCACCAGTTGCAGCAGCGCGTGGTGGCCCGGCACCTCATCTTCGACGGCTCGAACGCGATGGAGCGGGTGGATAGTCTGCTAAAAACGAAACCCCCGACGCTGGCGTCGAGGGTTCATTCCGTTCGGCATTCCGGCGCATTTGTGGCGGAATGGTGA
- a CDS encoding DUF4332 domain-containing protein, with the protein MSLTLGELKGINDALINLLKAQGLVDSDTLLEATRTSKGRKELAETIGIDGSVILELANRADLARIKGIGRVYSDLLEEAGVDTVKELAKRVPENLHAKLVEINSVRQLTQRPPSAEQVAGFIEQAKNLPSMLEY; encoded by the coding sequence ATGAGCCTCACACTAGGAGAACTAAAGGGGATTAATGATGCTTTGATTAACTTGTTGAAAGCGCAGGGGCTTGTCGATTCAGATACACTGCTGGAAGCAACGCGTACGTCAAAGGGACGCAAAGAGCTGGCCGAGACCATCGGGATTGATGGCTCTGTCATTCTGGAATTGGCTAATCGCGCTGACCTCGCCCGGATCAAGGGCATCGGCCGTGTCTACAGCGATCTACTGGAAGAAGCGGGCGTCGACACGGTGAAAGAATTAGCGAAACGCGTTCCGGAGAATCTGCACGCGAAACTTGTTGAGATCAATAGTGTCCGTCAATTGACCCAGCGCCCCCCGTCTGCCGAACAAGTAGCCGGCTTCATCGAACAGGCCAAAAATTTGCCGTCGATGCTGGAGTACTAG
- a CDS encoding S1C family serine protease — translation MVTTFINGPDYEADAASSAAPDASLLDAYSNTVVNVAKKASPSVVQIKVRGQRRPGNVPGGTPPRRRQPDEGNGTGSGFVISTDGYLVTNNHVVAGAETITVALPDRDDLTATLVGRDPATDIAVLKVYADGLKAIRFADSKRLQVGQIAIALGNPYGFQYSLTAGVISALGRTLRSESGRLIDDVVQTDAALNPGNSGGPLLNSQGEVIGVNTAVILPAQGICFAVSSNLANLVVGKLITEGRVRRGYLGIAGQLINLTERIRQYNQLTARTGVMVASVEPDGVANNSDLRQGDIIVAYNDRPVTTVDDLHLLLTDATIGRPAQLTVLRNGRKQGVIVTPGELT, via the coding sequence ATGGTAACCACGTTCATAAATGGGCCCGACTATGAGGCCGACGCTGCCAGTTCGGCAGCACCCGACGCGTCACTGCTTGATGCGTACTCAAACACGGTTGTAAATGTAGCAAAAAAGGCCAGCCCCTCGGTGGTGCAGATCAAAGTGAGGGGCCAGCGCCGGCCGGGTAACGTACCTGGCGGCACGCCGCCGCGTCGGCGGCAACCCGACGAGGGCAACGGTACCGGATCGGGCTTTGTCATCTCGACCGATGGCTACCTGGTTACCAACAACCACGTAGTGGCCGGCGCCGAAACGATTACCGTGGCCCTGCCCGACCGCGACGACCTGACGGCTACCCTCGTGGGGCGTGATCCGGCTACGGATATCGCCGTACTGAAAGTCTACGCCGATGGGCTGAAGGCCATCCGGTTTGCCGATTCGAAACGCCTGCAGGTAGGCCAAATCGCCATTGCGCTGGGCAACCCGTACGGGTTTCAGTATTCGCTGACCGCGGGCGTCATCAGCGCGTTGGGCCGTACGCTCCGCTCAGAATCAGGGCGCCTGATCGACGACGTCGTGCAAACCGATGCAGCCCTGAACCCCGGCAATTCGGGCGGACCGCTGCTGAATTCGCAGGGGGAAGTGATCGGCGTAAATACGGCGGTGATTCTGCCTGCGCAGGGTATCTGCTTTGCCGTTTCGTCGAACCTCGCCAACCTGGTAGTGGGCAAACTGATCACCGAAGGCCGGGTGCGCCGGGGGTACCTTGGGATTGCCGGTCAACTGATTAACCTGACCGAGCGCATCCGGCAGTACAACCAGCTTACGGCCCGCACGGGCGTGATGGTGGCCAGCGTAGAGCCCGATGGCGTTGCCAACAACAGCGATCTGCGGCAGGGCGACATCATCGTGGCCTACAACGACCGCCCCGTAACGACGGTCGATGATCTGCACCTGCTGCTCACAGACGCCACCATTGGCCGCCCGGCCCAACTGACGGTGCTGCGCAATGGCCGCAAGCAGGGCGTGATCGTCACGCCGGGCGAACTGACGTAA
- a CDS encoding glycerophosphodiester phosphodiesterase family protein: MKNAFFFVALLGLFTGCSPKLNKAAKTELSAARFRYQAGQPALISVHRGGGDLRGYPENCLESFAYVAQQIGRKDAPAVIECDIDLTKDSVLVMMHDATLDRTTTGTGKLIDHTYAEVQQVKLEDNFGNPTAFRVPTLNQILSWGRTNVLFTLDVKRNVSFAKVVEQVRATKTESNVAIITYNAKDAALVHQLAPDLMISVTIRNPDEYNRLRELGIPDNRMLAFVGTRAPEPSLYAFLHEKGIATILGTLGNLDKQAATKGDNLYKEWTAAGADMLSTDRPLEVSRVLR; encoded by the coding sequence ATGAAAAATGCGTTCTTTTTTGTGGCCCTGCTGGGGCTGTTTACGGGTTGTTCGCCCAAACTGAATAAAGCCGCGAAAACCGAGCTGTCGGCAGCGCGGTTTCGCTATCAGGCAGGCCAACCGGCGTTGATTTCGGTACACCGGGGTGGGGGCGATCTGCGCGGCTATCCCGAAAACTGCCTTGAATCGTTCGCTTATGTGGCGCAGCAAATTGGCCGTAAGGATGCGCCGGCGGTGATCGAGTGCGACATCGACCTGACCAAAGACAGTGTGCTGGTGATGATGCACGACGCCACCCTCGACCGCACGACCACCGGCACCGGCAAGCTCATCGACCATACCTATGCTGAGGTGCAGCAGGTGAAGCTGGAAGACAACTTCGGCAACCCCACCGCCTTCCGCGTACCGACGCTGAACCAGATTCTGAGTTGGGGACGCACCAACGTGCTGTTTACCCTCGACGTGAAGCGCAATGTGTCGTTTGCCAAAGTGGTCGAGCAGGTGCGGGCCACCAAGACCGAATCGAACGTAGCCATCATTACCTACAACGCCAAAGACGCGGCGCTGGTCCACCAACTGGCTCCCGATCTGATGATCTCCGTCACGATTCGTAACCCCGACGAATACAACCGCCTGCGCGAGCTCGGTATCCCCGACAACCGGATGCTGGCGTTTGTTGGCACCCGCGCCCCAGAGCCGAGCCTGTATGCCTTTCTGCACGAAAAAGGCATCGCCACCATCCTGGGTACGTTGGGCAACCTCGACAAGCAGGCGGCTACCAAAGGCGACAACCTCTACAAAGAATGGACGGCCGCTGGGGCCGACATGCTCTCAACCGACCGGCCGCTGGAAGTGAGCCGAGTCTTGCGGTAA
- a CDS encoding ribosomal maturation YjgA family protein translates to MKKGRERSRIIYGLLTVAVLLLGLASRRYSVWLPPFVHAYVGDVLWALMVFLGLALLLNRQSTRTVAWLAMLFSFGIEVGQLYHAPWIDHLRATRLGGLLLGFGFLWTDLLCYGVGIAIGVLLDRWLLASSRR, encoded by the coding sequence ATGAAAAAGGGCCGCGAGCGGAGCCGGATTATTTATGGCCTCCTCACGGTGGCGGTGCTGCTGTTGGGGCTGGCATCCCGGCGCTACTCGGTCTGGTTGCCGCCCTTCGTTCATGCTTATGTCGGGGATGTACTCTGGGCGCTTATGGTGTTTCTTGGGCTAGCGCTGTTGCTGAACCGGCAATCGACCCGGACCGTTGCGTGGCTGGCGATGCTCTTCTCCTTCGGTATTGAAGTTGGTCAACTGTATCACGCGCCCTGGATCGACCACCTGCGGGCCACCCGGCTGGGCGGTTTGTTACTCGGCTTCGGTTTCCTGTGGACAGACCTACTCTGTTATGGCGTCGGCATTGCCATCGGGGTGCTGCTCGACCGATGGTTATTGGCCTCGTCACGCCGCTGA
- a CDS encoding PEGA domain-containing protein, with protein sequence MLTFFAKKPIQGLSLIAASAVLLANCSSSTIINSRPAGAKLYVNGQYKGITPYQYSDTKIVGSVTDLRLEKDGFEPLQLPLVRNERADAGAIVGGVFLLFPFLWTMKYDPDHTYELRPLAGTEQPATTVPASTATPLYGVTAEATPKIQTKADRLRDIKKLFDEKILTEKEYEAEKKKILDSSDN encoded by the coding sequence ATGCTTACGTTCTTTGCCAAAAAGCCCATTCAGGGCTTATCCCTGATTGCCGCGAGTGCTGTGCTACTCGCCAACTGTAGCAGCTCTACGATCATCAACAGCCGGCCTGCCGGGGCCAAACTGTACGTCAATGGCCAATACAAAGGCATAACGCCCTACCAGTACAGCGATACTAAGATCGTTGGCAGCGTGACCGACCTCCGCCTCGAAAAAGACGGTTTTGAACCGTTGCAACTGCCACTGGTGCGCAACGAGCGGGCCGACGCGGGGGCTATCGTAGGCGGAGTGTTTCTGCTCTTTCCCTTCCTATGGACGATGAAGTACGATCCCGATCATACGTACGAGCTTCGCCCACTAGCGGGTACTGAGCAGCCGGCCACTACAGTGCCAGCCTCAACCGCGACCCCGCTGTATGGCGTCACGGCCGAGGCTACCCCCAAAATCCAAACCAAAGCCGACCGTCTTCGCGACATCAAAAAGCTGTTCGACGAGAAAATCCTGACGGAAAAGGAATACGAAGCCGAAAAGAAGAAAATTCTGGACAGCAGCGACAACTAG
- a CDS encoding bifunctional GNAT family N-acetyltransferase/carbon-nitrogen hydrolase family protein → MRIVTRNLKKSDYPDLKEAMIESYSGIGGDYWEKNLIDKLLTIFPTGQFCVEVDDKVVACALAIRVRYADFGDNHTFEEITGEYTFDTHTVKGDWLYGIEVFVHPDYRDLRLGRRLYDARKELCEQLNLKGILAGGRIPNYRKYADELSPREFISRVKQKDIYDPTLSFQLANDFHVKKVLRGYLPGDTESKEYATLLEWNNIYYVAEKDRKPHTDSIIRLGVVQWQMRHFPNLESFFDQVEFFVDVVSDYKADFLVLPEFFNTPLMVQFRDMPEPQAIRELAQYTEQVRDKLAQFAISYNVNIVGGSMPLIDDGKLYNVAYLCRRDGSYEEYRKVHITPNEVKYYGMVGGYEIKAIDTDCGKVGMMICYDVEFPELGRILAAQGAQIIFVPFLTDTQNGYYRVRNCAQARAIENECYVAISGCVGNLPNVPNTDIHYAQSAVFTPSDFQFPNNAIKAEATTNTEMVLFADVDVSLLKELHEYGSVQNLKDRRTDLYEVTVKRPSKRAAKKASHDNDPEHVAPVIVVSE, encoded by the coding sequence ATGCGGATTGTAACCCGGAATTTGAAGAAAAGCGACTACCCTGATCTGAAGGAGGCCATGATCGAATCGTACAGCGGCATCGGCGGGGATTATTGGGAGAAAAATCTGATCGACAAACTGTTGACCATCTTCCCGACGGGTCAGTTCTGCGTGGAAGTCGACGACAAAGTGGTCGCCTGCGCACTGGCCATTCGGGTCCGCTACGCCGATTTTGGCGATAACCACACCTTCGAAGAAATTACGGGCGAGTATACCTTCGATACGCACACCGTCAAGGGCGACTGGCTGTATGGGATCGAGGTCTTTGTGCACCCCGACTACCGCGACCTGCGCCTGGGCCGCCGCCTCTACGACGCCCGCAAAGAACTCTGCGAGCAGCTGAATTTGAAAGGCATCCTGGCGGGGGGGCGTATTCCCAACTACCGCAAGTATGCCGATGAGCTGTCGCCCCGCGAGTTTATCAGCCGGGTGAAGCAGAAAGACATTTACGACCCCACGCTGTCGTTCCAGCTGGCCAACGATTTCCACGTAAAGAAGGTCCTGCGCGGCTACCTGCCCGGCGATACCGAATCGAAAGAATACGCCACGCTGCTTGAGTGGAACAACATCTACTACGTGGCCGAGAAAGACCGAAAACCCCACACCGACTCCATCATCCGGCTGGGGGTGGTGCAGTGGCAAATGCGGCACTTCCCCAATCTGGAATCGTTTTTTGATCAGGTCGAGTTTTTCGTCGACGTGGTCTCCGACTACAAGGCCGACTTTCTGGTGCTGCCCGAGTTTTTCAATACGCCGCTGATGGTGCAGTTCCGCGATATGCCCGAACCGCAGGCTATCCGCGAGCTGGCGCAGTACACCGAACAGGTACGTGACAAACTGGCGCAGTTTGCCATCTCCTACAACGTCAACATTGTGGGCGGCTCGATGCCGCTTATCGACGACGGTAAGCTCTACAACGTCGCCTACCTTTGCCGCCGCGACGGTTCGTATGAAGAATACCGCAAGGTTCATATCACACCCAACGAGGTGAAGTATTACGGCATGGTGGGCGGCTACGAGATCAAAGCCATCGACACCGACTGCGGCAAGGTGGGCATGATGATCTGCTACGACGTGGAATTCCCCGAACTGGGCCGGATTCTGGCCGCGCAGGGTGCCCAAATCATCTTCGTCCCGTTCCTGACCGACACCCAGAACGGCTACTACCGCGTACGGAACTGTGCGCAGGCGCGGGCCATCGAAAACGAGTGCTACGTGGCGATCTCGGGCTGCGTGGGCAACCTGCCCAACGTACCTAACACCGACATCCATTACGCTCAATCGGCGGTGTTTACCCCGTCTGATTTCCAGTTTCCGAACAATGCCATCAAAGCCGAAGCGACGACCAACACCGAGATGGTTCTCTTTGCCGACGTCGACGTGTCGCTGCTGAAGGAGTTGCACGAGTATGGGTCGGTGCAGAACCTGAAAGACCGCCGCACTGATCTTTACGAAGTGACGGTGAAGCGCCCCTCAAAGCGCGCGGCCAAAAAAGCCTCGCACGATAATGACCCTGAACACGTCGCCCCGGTAATCGTCGTGTCGGAGTAA
- a CDS encoding OsmC family peroxiredoxin: MAQAKRRASATWEGSLQEGTGTLSATGGVLNNTPFSFKTRFQSEDGSAGTNPEELLAAAHAGCFTMATGATMGQQGFTPTHLETKAVLSMDMDTLTITAVELTLTGSVPGIDQAKFEEIANDAKKNCIISRALSPNIEITLKATLV; this comes from the coding sequence ATGGCACAAGCTAAACGCAGAGCATCGGCTACCTGGGAGGGTAGCTTACAGGAAGGCACCGGCACCCTATCGGCCACGGGCGGCGTCCTGAACAACACCCCTTTCTCGTTTAAAACACGGTTTCAGAGCGAAGACGGCTCGGCGGGTACTAACCCCGAAGAGTTGCTGGCCGCGGCCCACGCCGGCTGTTTTACCATGGCAACGGGCGCCACGATGGGGCAGCAGGGTTTTACCCCCACGCACCTCGAAACCAAAGCCGTATTATCGATGGATATGGACACGCTGACGATCACGGCAGTGGAGCTAACGCTGACAGGCAGCGTGCCCGGTATCGATCAGGCGAAGTTTGAAGAAATCGCCAACGACGCCAAGAAGAACTGCATCATCTCGCGGGCGCTTTCGCCCAACATCGAGATTACGCTGAAAGCGACGCTGGTGTAG
- the rpoN gene encoding RNA polymerase factor sigma-54: protein MQKLSLSQSLQQKLSPQQIQFIKLLQIPTAELETRIEEELEINPALEEGQDEEFEAKDEFDDDFDGQDDYSERNDDLDIDTYLANDEFAGYKMQGDGAYGEEDREMPLATSSSLTDSLMQQFGYLRLTDEQRTIGLQLLGSIESDGYIRRSMQAIVNDLAFSQNIFVDAEEIEDVLHKIQTFDPPGIAARDLRECLLLQLKRKDQADSCVQLATRIIEDYFEEFSKKHYEKIQRRLNISDESLKKVVDIIIKLNPKPGSVEGDDNAAPYLTPDFILVNNNGKLELSLNSRNAPELRISRSFADMLDTYDKSNKQNKALKETVTFVKQKLDAAKWFIDAIKQRQQTLLKTMNAIVRYQYDFFLTGDETKLRPMILKDIAQMIEMDVSTISRVANSKAVQTEFGIYPLKYFFSEGISTESGEDVSSREVKNILKDMIDSEPKVNPLSDDKLEKMLNDRGYNIARRTVAKYREQLNIPVARLRKQL, encoded by the coding sequence ATGCAAAAATTAAGTTTAAGCCAGTCGTTGCAGCAGAAGCTCTCGCCGCAACAGATTCAGTTCATTAAGCTATTGCAGATTCCCACCGCTGAGTTGGAAACCCGCATTGAAGAAGAACTGGAGATTAATCCGGCATTGGAAGAGGGACAAGACGAAGAGTTTGAGGCGAAAGACGAATTTGACGATGACTTTGATGGTCAGGACGATTACAGTGAACGCAACGACGATCTGGACATCGACACGTACCTGGCCAATGACGAGTTTGCCGGGTACAAGATGCAGGGCGACGGCGCCTACGGCGAAGAAGACCGCGAGATGCCACTCGCCACGTCGAGCAGCCTCACCGACTCGCTGATGCAGCAGTTTGGCTACCTGCGCCTGACCGACGAGCAGCGCACCATCGGGCTACAGCTGCTGGGCAGTATCGAGAGTGATGGCTACATCCGCCGCTCCATGCAGGCGATTGTGAATGACCTGGCGTTCTCGCAGAATATTTTCGTTGATGCCGAGGAAATTGAAGATGTGCTTCACAAGATTCAGACGTTCGACCCGCCGGGCATTGCCGCCCGCGACCTGCGCGAATGCCTGTTGCTGCAACTGAAGCGCAAAGATCAGGCAGACAGCTGCGTACAACTGGCGACCCGGATCATCGAAGACTACTTCGAGGAGTTTTCGAAAAAGCATTACGAGAAAATTCAGCGGCGGCTCAATATCTCCGATGAGTCGCTCAAGAAGGTTGTCGATATCATTATCAAGCTGAACCCCAAGCCGGGTTCGGTAGAGGGCGACGACAACGCCGCGCCTTACCTCACGCCCGACTTCATTCTGGTCAATAACAACGGCAAACTGGAGCTATCGCTGAATTCGCGCAACGCCCCGGAACTGCGCATCAGCCGCTCGTTTGCCGACATGCTCGACACCTACGACAAGAGCAACAAACAAAACAAGGCGCTGAAAGAGACGGTCACGTTTGTGAAGCAGAAGCTCGACGCCGCCAAGTGGTTTATCGACGCCATTAAGCAGCGGCAGCAGACCCTGCTGAAGACGATGAACGCCATCGTGCGCTACCAGTACGATTTTTTCCTGACCGGCGACGAAACGAAGTTGCGCCCCATGATCCTGAAAGACATCGCGCAGATGATCGAGATGGACGTGTCGACGATTTCGCGGGTGGCGAATAGCAAAGCCGTACAAACCGAATTTGGCATTTACCCGCTCAAATACTTCTTCTCGGAAGGGATCTCGACCGAATCAGGTGAAGACGTGAGCAGCCGGGAGGTGAAGAACATCCTGAAGGATATGATCGATAGCGAGCCGAAAGTAAATCCGCTGTCGGACGATAAGTTGGAAAAGATGCTTAACGACCGGGGCTACAACATTGCCCGCCGCACCGTCGCCAAATACCGCGAACAGCTCAACATTCCCGTCGCCCGCCTGCGGAAACAATTGTAA
- a CDS encoding leucyl aminopeptidase family protein, producing MQVLLHTSSVATDATVWLLVKNQPLPEVAQVAQGDFTGDRNETLLVYGPDGHKHFLLGLGEKPTSDTYLKAVRKLFFSQKAKLPTRIGIDLTGTLGGGTLPDVLEPLVLGVLGGGYDLKLYQTGKAAPTGFYGESGTLHLTVTQADFTAAQRAIDRATVIGAAQRAMLDLANAPSNYKPPQTLADWAVASGRAHGYSVTIIDHDELARQGYNALLSVGQGSENPPLLIVCDYNPSQATGPTVGLVGKGVTFDTGGISIKPSTNMHLMKSDMGGAAAVLGTLEVAARLRLPLRVVGIVPATENVVDGMATKPGDVITSYLGKTIEIIDTDAEGRVILADGLGHMVRHVQPDVLIDLATLTGNVIAALGYQAGGLFTNNDELSAQLLTAGDQTGERLWRLPLWDAYKDDLTSDVADVKNFSGKPINGAIAAAKFLEVFTDNHPRWAHLDIAGMAFADTEFGQQKNATAYGIRLLVAFLEGLAQSAAVGQG from the coding sequence ATGCAAGTTCTTCTTCACACCAGTTCGGTGGCGACTGATGCCACGGTTTGGCTGCTCGTCAAGAATCAGCCTCTGCCCGAAGTCGCCCAAGTCGCACAGGGCGATTTCACCGGCGACCGCAACGAAACGCTGCTCGTTTACGGCCCCGACGGCCATAAGCATTTCCTACTCGGTTTGGGCGAAAAGCCCACGTCAGACACGTACCTGAAAGCTGTTCGGAAGCTATTTTTTAGCCAGAAAGCAAAACTACCAACGCGCATCGGTATCGACTTGACCGGTACGTTGGGGGGCGGCACTTTGCCCGACGTGCTCGAACCACTTGTGCTCGGCGTATTGGGCGGCGGCTACGACCTGAAACTTTACCAAACTGGCAAGGCTGCGCCAACCGGCTTTTACGGCGAGTCAGGTACGTTGCACCTGACCGTGACGCAGGCCGATTTCACGGCGGCCCAACGAGCCATCGACCGGGCCACGGTAATCGGGGCGGCCCAACGGGCGATGCTCGATCTGGCCAATGCGCCATCCAATTATAAACCCCCCCAAACGCTGGCCGATTGGGCCGTGGCCTCGGGGCGGGCGCATGGCTACAGCGTTACGATTATCGACCACGACGAACTGGCCCGGCAAGGCTACAACGCGCTGTTGAGTGTGGGGCAGGGCAGCGAAAACCCACCCCTGTTGATCGTCTGCGACTACAATCCGAGCCAGGCCACCGGCCCCACGGTCGGGCTAGTGGGTAAGGGCGTCACCTTCGATACGGGTGGTATCTCGATCAAACCGTCGACTAACATGCACCTGATGAAGAGCGACATGGGCGGGGCGGCGGCCGTGCTGGGTACGTTGGAAGTGGCGGCACGCCTGCGGTTGCCCCTGCGCGTGGTGGGCATCGTACCCGCTACCGAAAACGTAGTCGACGGCATGGCGACCAAACCCGGCGACGTGATCACGTCCTACCTGGGCAAGACGATCGAAATCATCGACACCGACGCCGAAGGGCGCGTGATTCTGGCCGACGGGCTAGGCCATATGGTTCGGCATGTTCAGCCCGACGTGCTTATCGACCTGGCAACGCTCACGGGCAACGTCATTGCCGCGTTGGGGTATCAGGCTGGTGGGTTATTTACCAACAACGACGAGTTATCGGCCCAACTGCTCACGGCTGGCGACCAAACCGGCGAACGGCTCTGGCGCCTCCCGCTCTGGGATGCCTACAAGGATGATTTGACCTCCGACGTGGCCGACGTGAAGAATTTCAGCGGAAAGCCCATCAACGGCGCCATTGCCGCCGCCAAATTCCTGGAGGTCTTTACCGACAATCACCCGCGCTGGGCGCACCTCGACATCGCCGGGATGGCCTTTGCCGACACCGAGTTCGGTCAGCAGAAGAACGCGACCGCATACGGTATCCGTTTGCTCGTGGCCTTTCTGGAAGGATTAGCACAGTCCGCCGCTGTGGGTCAGGGATGA